CGCTGAAACAGACAGTGTAAGACTTAGAAGAAATATCGCCTGTGATCGTTTCAAAAAAAAATTCATGCTTTTAATTTCCTTTGATTTTTTGAAATATAATGTTTTTTACATCTAGCGGTTTACTTTGGGATTATAAACATTCACCTTCCGCCGCCATTATCTTTCAACGCAAACTTTGTTAACCTCATGATATGCATCTCTACATTACCAAGCGTCAGGTCCAACCCATAAAGATTTTATGTCATAATGACCTCCACCACCTCCTATAGAGCATTGAGCAGAAATTTTTTCTCCGCTGACTGCGGCATACATCGCTACAGTATAAATCGCTTTACCTGCATCTGTGTCTGCGTCATATAGCGTCCAATACCATTCTCGATTTTTCCTGTTTTTATCCATTACTGTAATACTTATCCTATTTTGGATATCAGCCGTATTACTTCCTCCATATCCGATCGAAATAGAGCTAACATAGCCCAAATAGTTAGCCTTATCAGTGCAATTTTTACCATATGAAGAATTGATGAGTTCAGATTTAAGTCGAGCAGGCTCTTCTTTTGTAATAGAATTTAATTGTGTTTTGTCAGTTCCTGCATAAATGATATTTACAATACTAAAAACCAATAAGCTAATAGTTAGTTTTAAAAAAAATTTTTTTATGTTGATCTTTATATTTTTCATGTTGAGCCTTTATATGATAATTAATTTTTATGATGTGATATTTAGCCCGAATTCTGGATAAGAGATGAATAAGAGGCCAGCTCCTGAAGCGAAGTTTTGGTGAACGCCGAAAACAGTTCCGGGGAGGAACAGGCTATGAATAAGTTAGTTTAAATTTTCCGCGATGTCGACGATTTTTGTTGTTTTTTTATCCCTTAATGGACTCAGTTTTGCCTTGATAACGAATACCGTCTACTCCGCCGATAAGGCTGCATGTATCACATTGAAATTGTTCAGTTATAGTCGTTTAATTAGAAAAAATTAGCGCTAAGAATTATCCATTGCCAACAACACACTATATGACTGGATTTCATTTAAAATTGTTATAGTCAATATATAAAAAATTGTCACTATTATACCTCATTTCCCTGTGTTCTACTTACCTATACCTTCTAACTTCGTTTACCTATATACCCAAAGATTTCAATAAGAGGTCACTATGTTAGGGTTAACTGCCCTTGAACTCGCAAGGATTCAATTCGCCTTTACGGTTTCTTTTCACATTATCTTTCCGGCCATTACCATAGGCTTGGCAAGCTTTCTGGCGGTATTGGAAGGCTTATGGCTTAAAACACGTAATACGGACTACAAAACGTTATATCACTTCTGGTCAAAAATTTTCGCAGTTAATTTCGGTATGGGGGTTGTTTCTGGCTTGGTAATGGCTTATCAGTTCGGCACCAACTGGAGTTTCTTTTCTGATTTTGCCGGCACCATTACTGGCCCGTTGTTGGTATATGAGGTGCTGACCGCATTTTTTCTTGAGGCTGGATTCCTCGGTGTCATGCTGTTTGGCTGGCATCGGGTCGGAGAAAAGCTACATTTTTTCTCAACCTGTATGGTGGCGCTCGGCACGATTATTTCTACATTCTGGATATTGGCCTCTAATAGCTGGATGCAAACCCCACAAGGCCATGAAATTATAGATAATCAGGTTGTTCCTGTTGATTGGTTCGCGGTCATTTTCAATCCATCGTTCCCCTATCGCCTGCTACATATGGGGACAGCGGCATTTCTAGCCGCAGCATTTTTCATTGCTGCTTCTGCTGCCTGGCATTTACTGAAGGGCAATGATTCATCCGCCATGCGGAAAATGTTGTCAATGGCGATGTGGATGATCCTGATTATTGCCCCATTACAAGCCGTGATTGGCGATATGCACGGGCTGAATACGTTAAAATATCAACCGGCTAAAATCGCTGCTATGGAAGGTCATTGGGAAAATCATCCTGGTGAAGCCACTCCACTGATTCTATTTGGTATTCCCAATCAGGAAGCGGAAGAGACGCATTATGCAGTCAAAATCCCCTATCTTGCCAGCCTGATTCTGACACACAGTCTGGATAAACAAGTGCCGGCACTGAAAGAATTTGCCCCTGAAGATCGCCCAAATGCTTTAATGGTGTTTTGGTCATTTCGCATCATGGTGGGATTGGGAATTTTGATGATTTTTGCCGGCGTCTGGGGATTATGGTTGCGTCATAAAAAACGCCTGTATGAAAACCCACTCTTCCTCCGCTTTATGCTTTTGATGGCACCTTCCGGCCTTATTGCAATTCTGGCAGGCTGGTTCACTACAGAAATAGGCCGTCAACCGTGGGTCGTCTACGGCTTAATGCGCACCAAAGATGCGGTATCAGCACACGGTGAAATCCATATGAGCATCAGCCTACTTATTTTCTTTGTCGTCTATGCCGCCGTCTTCGGTGTTGGTTACGTCTATATGATGAAACTCATCCGTCAAGGCCTTCCACAAGTCCCAAATAAGGAGTCAGTAAATGGGCATTGATCTTCCTCTTATTTGGTTCCTGATCATCATATTTAGCACCATGATGTATATCGTGATGGATGGTTTTGATCTTGGGATCGGCATCTTATATCCAGCGATTAAAGAGCAATCCGATCGTGATCTGATGATGAATTCTGTTGCTCCTGTCTGGGATGGCAATGAAACTTGGTTGGTTCTGGGAGGCGCTGGATTATTTGGCGCGTTCCCACTGGCTTATGCAGTAGTTTTGGACGCACTGGCAATTCCATTAACCATTATGTTATTAGGCCTGATATTTCGTGGTGTTGCTTTTGAATTTCGTTTTAAGGCCACACCAAAGCACCAACACTTTTGGGATAAGGCATTTATGGCCGGTTCAATTCTCGCCACTTTTATGCAAGGTATCGTTGTTGGGGCAGTTATTGCAGGTTTTCCTGTCGAAAATCGTGTTTATATTGGCAACCATTTTGATTGGTTGGCTCCTTTTCCTCTATTTTGTGGGATTGGGCTTGTCATCGCTTATGCCTTATTGGGATGTGGTTGGCTAGTGATGAAAACAGAAGGCCATCTGCAACAACAGATGTATCGGGTTCTGCATCCCTTGACATTGCTGATGCTAGCAATTATTGCCATTATCAGTATTTGGACACCACTTGCTCACTCAACGATTGCCGAACGTTGGTTCGGCTTACCGAATCTGTTTTTCTTCATGCCCGTACCATTATTGGTATTGTGGTCAAGCTGGAAACTATTGAAATCTGACCAGAATTCAAGCCATTACACCCCGTTTTTGGCAGCATTATTATTGATTTTCATGGGTTTTACTGGATTAGGGATCAGCATTTGGCCGAACATTATCCCGCCCTTCATTAGCTATGAAGAGGCAGCCTCCCCTCCTCAATCATTAGGTTTTATGCTGGTTGGTGCTCTGTTCATTATCCCGATAATTTTGACTTATACCTTTTGGAGTTATTATGTTTTCCGAGGAAAAATCACCCACGAACAAGGCTACCATTAAAACAGCATCACAACGCCCTTCACTATGGAAGCGTTTGGGTTGGATGGTAGCAATTTGGTTTTGCAGCGTATTGGCTTTATACGCTGTATCCACGTTATTTCGTACTCTAATGACAATGGCTGGAATGAAAATTAAGTGATGATCAATCTTTTTTAATTACTGGGATGATTATCTGGGTTAAGGTTTTAATCAAGGTAACAACAAGATTGTTTAATGAGATTAGAACCTTCCCTTACCAATTTTATCGCCATACTTGGTAACTAGAATATGAATTTGAACAATAAATTAATCTATAACCTATCAGGTTTTATTAAAACCTTTTATTCATTATTGCCTGGTAAGCATCGTTAGGAATTCCTACCATTCTTGGCACCCTGACTTCAGGGCGGAATAATCCATTAATAACCCGATTCATTTCATCATCAGTTCGTGCAGATAAAATCAAATTTACATCTTTTTCCATCGACAATCTACCAAGGTTTCTTGTTTCAAGAATAATTGAATAAAGTAATCCTTCTAAACAATTATCAATACCACAGAAATGTACATTTTCTCTTACAAATCCCCTTGTTTTGAGATAGGTACGTGCTTGCTGACTTATTTTTTCAAGCATTCTACTATCTGGCGCTTTCAGCTTAATTTGATCAATCAGCGTCATAGAAGAATGACGAAGTGCCATATTTTCCCTTCTATAAGGAATACGATAAAAGTTAGCACCAAATATACTTAGGGGCTTTTTTAATGTATAACCTACTTCAAGTGAAAAAAACACATAATCATCATTACCTAACCCTAAAATATCCTGCACAGAGGAATGGTGAGTTGGAAACTTAATGCCTTTCTCCTGAAGACGATGCCTTGAATAAATAAGCAAGTTTCTTTCATTATTATTTATTAGATTAACATCACTTGCATGAACAATGAAAAAATCTTTTTTCATAAAAACATCTGCAAACTGTTGCTCTTTATCTGAAAGTGGCTGCATTTGAATTTGATGCCGTAAGTTTTCTATATTATGTTGCATACCAGCATGTAAATTCTGGGGGAAAAAAAGCCTCCAGCGGCTTCCGTTCTCCATCATTCTATTTATAGCACTTGTATTCCAACGACTACGCACACATTCTCTATATTTATCCCAGGCTTTTCTTTGCCGTAATTCTAATTTTTCTTTTTCATCATGATCCATAACTATGCCCTCAATAAACATTTAATAATGAAATAAAATTTTAATTAACGTAAATTGCATCTATTACAAATCGAATTGACTTATGTCTTTCAAATTGCCACTTTATTGGCCACACTGCAACCTAAAATTCACGAGGTAATGTAACTCACGGCTAAACTGGTGCAAAGCATCCTGATATACCGATCATTAAAAACAAAACTATTACTCCCAGCCACAAAGTTAGCCGGGAGTTTTTTCTTTGCTACATGTCTATAAAATTTGAAATCTACGGCTAATCAACCATAAGCTATCAACGCTTTCTGGCACAATTTAGAGCGGATGCAATCTTGCTGGGAGAAATGGATCACACTGATAGCTTCATCATCAGAAAACCGCTCCAATGCATCCACCAGCCCTGATGTGATATTTGTCGGCAAATCACACTGGCTAATATCACCATTTACAACTACTGTTACATTTTCTCCCAATCGTGTTAAAAACATTTTCATTTGATTAACCGTAACATTTTGCGCTTCATCGAGGATCACAAATGCATCCTCAAATGTTCTTCCTCGCATATAGGCAAAAGGAGCAATTTCTACTTTGCCAATTTCAGGACGTAAGCAATATTGCAAAAATGAAGCGCCCATGCGTTTTAATAGCACGTCATAAACCGGCCGGAAATAAGGGGCAAATTTATCCGCCATATCTCCCGGCAGAAAACCAAGATCTTCTTCTGCCTGTAATACCGGACGCGTCACAATAATTTTATCAACCTCTTTATTGATTAAAGCATCAGCCGCCATCACGGCACTAACGTAGGTTTTGCCACAACCCGCTTCACCATTGGTAATAATCAATTGCTTGTTATTGATTGCCCGCATATAGCGATACTGCGCTTCGCTGCGCGGCATAATTTCTGACGTATCCCTGTTTTCACGCGCCATTCCGATGGCCTCAACCCCCCCAATCTGTACCAGTGAAGTGACATTATCGTTATCCCGATAACGTGCCCCCCTTTTTAACATCCTCCTGACTTCACGGCGAGATTTCATCACTGCTTTCTGTCTACCCATAGTCGCACACCTTATCGTTAGCTTCACTTTGCGGTGTCTTAACATCGATGTTATAGATAGGAGCTCCCTTTTAAGCTCATGAAAGAACCATAAAAAAACCGACGCTAAGATTGTCACTTTTTATCAGTGACATGATCTTAAGCGCCGGCTCCTAACCGAGAATGCAGTTTCAATATCTGTCATTAGCATTCCTCGCATCTTTCCGTTTCTTTGGTGTAATCTAACGGACTATGATGTCAGTATAATGACAGTTTTTTATTTATGACAAGCTCGAAGGTTAAATTTTACTGAAACATTGTTTGATTTTTATTAGTAATGCATTAGCAGCTACTTTTTACAATTACCAGCCAAACGATACCCCGCTTTTTTGGCTTCTGATTCTGAGCGGAAATAAATTGCGTTTTTATCTGCCACAGTTTTATAGCCAGCGCAGTGTGCAAAATGATAAATTTGACTATTTTTATTCCCCTTAATTGTCTCATCTTGCGCCGTTTTTGCTGTCATTCTTTGGGTTGATATCTGGCTATTTTCTGCCTGCAAATGACTTTGCTTTGGCACACGGCTCTGTGCCTC
The sequence above is drawn from the Xenorhabdus ishibashii genome and encodes:
- a CDS encoding cytochrome ubiquinol oxidase subunit I — translated: MLGLTALELARIQFAFTVSFHIIFPAITIGLASFLAVLEGLWLKTRNTDYKTLYHFWSKIFAVNFGMGVVSGLVMAYQFGTNWSFFSDFAGTITGPLLVYEVLTAFFLEAGFLGVMLFGWHRVGEKLHFFSTCMVALGTIISTFWILASNSWMQTPQGHEIIDNQVVPVDWFAVIFNPSFPYRLLHMGTAAFLAAAFFIAASAAWHLLKGNDSSAMRKMLSMAMWMILIIAPLQAVIGDMHGLNTLKYQPAKIAAMEGHWENHPGEATPLILFGIPNQEAEETHYAVKIPYLASLILTHSLDKQVPALKEFAPEDRPNALMVFWSFRIMVGLGILMIFAGVWGLWLRHKKRLYENPLFLRFMLLMAPSGLIAILAGWFTTEIGRQPWVVYGLMRTKDAVSAHGEIHMSISLLIFFVVYAAVFGVGYVYMMKLIRQGLPQVPNKESVNGH
- the cydB gene encoding cytochrome d ubiquinol oxidase subunit II; protein product: MGIDLPLIWFLIIIFSTMMYIVMDGFDLGIGILYPAIKEQSDRDLMMNSVAPVWDGNETWLVLGGAGLFGAFPLAYAVVLDALAIPLTIMLLGLIFRGVAFEFRFKATPKHQHFWDKAFMAGSILATFMQGIVVGAVIAGFPVENRVYIGNHFDWLAPFPLFCGIGLVIAYALLGCGWLVMKTEGHLQQQMYRVLHPLTLLMLAIIAIISIWTPLAHSTIAERWFGLPNLFFFMPVPLLVLWSSWKLLKSDQNSSHYTPFLAALLLIFMGFTGLGISIWPNIIPPFISYEEAASPPQSLGFMLVGALFIIPIILTYTFWSYYVFRGKITHEQGYH
- a CDS encoding DUF2474 domain-containing protein, producing the protein MFSEEKSPTNKATIKTASQRPSLWKRLGWMVAIWFCSVLALYAVSTLFRTLMTMAGMKIK
- the phoH gene encoding phosphate starvation-inducible protein PhoH; amino-acid sequence: MGRQKAVMKSRREVRRMLKRGARYRDNDNVTSLVQIGGVEAIGMARENRDTSEIMPRSEAQYRYMRAINNKQLIITNGEAGCGKTYVSAVMAADALINKEVDKIIVTRPVLQAEEDLGFLPGDMADKFAPYFRPVYDVLLKRMGASFLQYCLRPEIGKVEIAPFAYMRGRTFEDAFVILDEAQNVTVNQMKMFLTRLGENVTVVVNGDISQCDLPTNITSGLVDALERFSDDEAISVIHFSQQDCIRSKLCQKALIAYG